ATAAATTGATAATGACTTGTTTCATCGCGAATCCCATCAAAAAACGACTCGGAAACTTCTTCTACCACCAAAGATTCCCCAGTCCGCAACACTTGAGCCACTGGCGTGTCAGCATTAGGATCGAGAGTATATTTTTGCAGTTCTTGCAACTGCAATTCCTTCGCCGGATCTCTGTGAACAATTGCCACTTGCCGGATAAGCTTTTCGTCTTCCAGCACGAAAATCGCGCAATAATCAGCTAAATAAGGTACTGCTAAACGAGCTACACTTTTCAACGTCGTTTCGTAATCCAACGAAGCAGTCAGCACTTTACTAGCTTCTGCTAAAAAACGTTGTGCTTTTTCCGCACGTCGCATTTGAGTAATATCTCGCCCGACACCCACAACTCCGATCGTTTCTCCATACTCATCTCGCAGCGGTGACAGGGAAGTTTGACAATATTGAATACCAACACTACTTTCAAAAGACCACTCATAAACAAGTGTTTCCCCTGCTAGCGCCCGATTATAAGCAGCTTCGTGAATCAGCGCCGTTCGGGTACTAAATATTTCGCGGCAAGTTCTGCCCAAACACGATTCCGGTAAAGTACCGGTTTTCTCCCACCAAGAACCAAAAACCCCCGTGTAGCGTTGCTCTCGATCTAAAGTAAAAACGATATCCTGCATGGAGTTAACCAGAATGCGGAATCTTTCCTCGCTAGTTCGCAGCGCTTCCTTAGCTCGTTTGCGATCGGTAATATCGTAAAAAGTCACTACTCCCGCGATAATTTTGCCTTCGTAGTTATAAATGGGAGTAGAACTAACCCGCATCGTGCCATAATTGCCATCCCCCCTTTGGAAATTAATTTCCTCATCCGTTACTACTTCCCCATTTCTCACCGAACGAGCTAACGGCCAATCTTGCGGTTCGTAAAGTTTTCCATCTGGATAAAAAGCTTTATATCGTTGATATTCTTCAATACTGTTTGCTTCTAAGAAAGGCTGACGCCAAATCTTTTCTACTAACTTATTACCCAGCACTAACTTGCCCGAAGGAGCCTCCGCAATCATTACCCCTGCTGGCATTTGCTGCAATACTGCTTCCAGGAGCGCCTGTTCGTTTTCCAACAGCTGAATTATTTTTTCTTTCTCCATTTCTGCTTTTTTGCGATCCCGCAGCACGGCTTGCCGTTCGCTAATATCGGCAATCAAAGCCATCGTTCCCGACAAATTACCTTTTCCATCACGCAAAGGTGCGCTCCAAATCGCAATATCGATTAGTTTTCCGGATTTTTTCTGACAGCGAGCCTCTACGCCCGTCAGTAATCCCCCTGGCGATTTAATTTGATGCAAATTCCTCAACTCTGGTTGTTCGCCATCAATCACAAAAGGTGGCAAATTCTCCAGCACTTCTTCTTCCTTCCAACCAAAGATTTTTTCTGCCGCCGGACTCCACATTTTCACCTTTCCTTCCCGATCCGTCGCCACAATTGCTAAAGGAGAAGCTTGAATCAGGCTATCTAATCTCTGGTTACTTTCTCGTAGCGCTTCTTCGGTTTGCTTGAATTCGGTAACATCGCGACTGATACTCAAAACCGATGAAATCGAACCATCTTTGGCAAATTCCGGCACGATTCGGGATTGATAATATCTAATACCGTCAGGGGTGGAAAATGGGTTCTCGAAAACACGCTCCACCCCCGTAGCAAACACGCTTTGCAGGTTTGTTTGCCACAGACTGGTTATTTCTGTCGGTAAACCTAACTCTAATAGCGTTCTGCCGATCGAGGCGCTTGGCGATCGTCCCGTCGCCTTTTCCACCGCTCGGTTAACGTATGTATAGCGTAAATCCCTATCTATCCTAGCGATGATATCTGGTGCATTCTCAACTAATGCCTTAAATTCTTGCTCTCTTCGGTATAATTCTTCCTCTGACTGTTTGCGTTGGCTAATATCTCGAAAATAAAGTGAAATTCCCGATCTGGATGGATAAAAATGCGCTTCCCACCAAGTATTGTTTGGCTGATAAATTGCTTCTATACAAACAGATATATTTTCTGCTAATGCTTGTCGAGCAGCCCCGTAAAAAGGAGAATCGATCGTAGTGGGAAACTCTTGCCATATATTTTTCCCCAGCAGCGCGGCTCGTTTTTGCCGCAACATTTCTTCGGCTTTTTCATTCAAATAAGTAAAGCACCAATTTCGGTCTAAAGCTAAGAACCCGTCGGTGATGCTTTCCAGGATTTCGCCAATTGCCAGCTCGGTCGTCTCCTTTTCGGCATCTTCTCGATTAGAGCGATCGAACAAATGCTCGGATTGGTGCAGTTGTTGCTCTTTTTCGGCTAAATCAGCCTGAATATTAAGCATCTGCGCCCGAAGTTCTCTAATTTCTGAGATTAACTGCTCTTTAGTTTTGCGATCGCCCTCAGTTGGATTCATCGGTTCTCAAACTAAATATTTTAGTGTCCTAACACCCAGAAGTGAAAAGTAAGGGAAAACCCCTACTAACTAATTTAGGGATAGCAAAAATAGACGTATTTTGCTCTCTCTATGCGCCTGAAGCGCAGCGATTTTGCATGGAAAATTTTTTGCTTTTTGTAAAATCCGCTTTTCCGTACTGGTTGTAGAAAAGTTAACTAAAAAGATTAATCGCAATTTACACGGATGGATTTCAGTATAGTCTGGTAAGTTTAAAAAGTTGATTGTTTACTGCCTCCGAAACCAAATCCTGGCCTTCGATCGTTGGGAGTCCAAAACCTCTCAACTAAGCGACACCGAACTCATTCCTGGCGCTTCAAAAGCTGGCGCAGAAAGCAGGAGGCTAGAGAGGAAAAAAGCTCATGGCTCTAATTGTTCAAAAGTATGGTGGCACTTCTGTTGGGTCTGTCGAACGCATCCAAGCAGTAGCCCAGCGCGTTTTCAAAACCGTCCAAGCCGGTAACTCCCTAGTGGTAGTCGTTTCCGCGATGGGGAAAACTACCGATGGTTTAGTTAAATTAGCTTACGAAATCTCCCCATCGCCCAGCCGTCGGGAAATGGATATGCTCCTTTCTACAGGGGAGCAAGTTTCGATCGCCCTACTCAGTATGGCTTTACAAGAATTGGGTCAACCCGCCATTTCTCTCACCGGTGCCCAAGTAGGAATCGTGACCGAAGCCGAACACACCCGCGCCCGGATTCTGAAAATCGAAACCGATCGCGTAGAGCGCCACCTCAAAGAAGGTAAAGTGGTTGTGGTAGCTGGTTTCCAAGGGATCAGCAGCATGGAACAAATGGAAATTACTACCTTGGGACGGGGCGGTTCCGATACTTCGGCGGTAGCTTTGGCGGCAGCTTTAGGAGCTAGTTGTTGCGAAATTTACACGGATGTACCGGGAATCTTAACCGCCGATCCTCGCATAGTACCGGATGCCCAACTGATGTCGGAAATCACTTGCGATGAAATGCTGGAATTAGCCAGCTTGGGAGCAAAAGTGCTGCATCCCCGCGCGGTGGAAATCGCCCGTAATTATGGAATGCCTTTGGTGGTACGCTCTAGTTGGAGCGACGAACCGGGAACTTGGGTAATTTCCCGTCATCCGCAAAAGCGAGCGCTGGAAGATTTGGAACTCGTCCGCCCGGTAGATGCGGTGGAATTCGATACGGATCAAGCGAAAGTGGCTTTATTGCGAGTACCCGATCGTCCGGGAGTAGCCGCTAAGTTATTTGGGGAAATCGCTACTCAAGATTTGGATGTGGATCTGATTATTCAGTCGATTCACGAAGGTAATAGTAATGATATTGCTTTTACTGTCAGTAAAAATTTGTCCAAAAAAGCAGAAGCCGTAGCATCTGCGATCGCGCCCGTGCTGCGGGGAGACCCTACCAAACTAGATGAAGCGGAAGTGATGGTAGATGGGGAAATCGCTAAAGTTAGTATCGCTGGTGCGGGAATGATCGGGCGTCCCGGCGTAGCTGCTCAAATGTTCGCTACTTTATCAGAAGCGGGAATCAATATTCAAATGATTTCTACTTCGGAAGTAAAAGTTAGTTGCGTAATTGATGCCGTTGATTGCGATCGCGCAATTGCCGTCCTGTGCAACACCTTCGACGTTCGCAGTTCCCCAGTAAATGAACGGCTTTCTGCTCCAGTATCTCGCCCATCATCTGCCGATCTCCAATCCCCAGTCAGAGGCGTTGCTTTAGATCTCAAACAAGCAAGAATTGCCATTCGCCAAATTCCCGATCGTCCGGGGATGGCGGCGCGTATTTTCCAACAACTAGCGAGAGAAAATATCAGCGTCGATACGATCATTCAATCCCAACGCTGTCGGATCGTTGAAGGCATACCTCGTCGGGATATTGCCTTTACCGTCGCCCAAGCCGATGCAGAAGCTGCCAAGAAAACTCTCTTATCAGTAGTTTCGGAAATCGGTGCTGAAGAAGTAGTGGTTGATGATGCGATCGCCAAAGTCAGCGCCGTCGGTACCGGTATGGAAGGACAGCCCGGTGTAGCAGCACGTCTGTTTGAAGCACTAGCAAAACACCAAATCAACATCCAAATGATTGCCACATCCGAAATCAAAATCAGTTGCGTCGTCTCGAAAGAACAAGGCGTGACTGCCCTACAAGCAATCCACGCTGCGTTTGGACTCGCCGGTACTCAAAAAATTGAAGTCCCCGCTTAAGAGGAAGGGTGCAGGGGTGTAAGGGTGCAGGGG
The sequence above is drawn from the Leptolyngbyaceae cyanobacterium genome and encodes:
- a CDS encoding PAS domain S-box protein is translated as MNPTEGDRKTKEQLISEIRELRAQMLNIQADLAEKEQQLHQSEHLFDRSNREDAEKETTELAIGEILESITDGFLALDRNWCFTYLNEKAEEMLRQKRAALLGKNIWQEFPTTIDSPFYGAARQALAENISVCIEAIYQPNNTWWEAHFYPSRSGISLYFRDISQRKQSEEELYRREQEFKALVENAPDIIARIDRDLRYTYVNRAVEKATGRSPSASIGRTLLELGLPTEITSLWQTNLQSVFATGVERVFENPFSTPDGIRYYQSRIVPEFAKDGSISSVLSISRDVTEFKQTEEALRESNQRLDSLIQASPLAIVATDREGKVKMWSPAAEKIFGWKEEEVLENLPPFVIDGEQPELRNLHQIKSPGGLLTGVEARCQKKSGKLIDIAIWSAPLRDGKGNLSGTMALIADISERQAVLRDRKKAEMEKEKIIQLLENEQALLEAVLQQMPAGVMIAEAPSGKLVLGNKLVEKIWRQPFLEANSIEEYQRYKAFYPDGKLYEPQDWPLARSVRNGEVVTDEEINFQRGDGNYGTMRVSSTPIYNYEGKIIAGVVTFYDITDRKRAKEALRTSEERFRILVNSMQDIVFTLDREQRYTGVFGSWWEKTGTLPESCLGRTCREIFSTRTALIHEAAYNRALAGETLVYEWSFESSVGIQYCQTSLSPLRDEYGETIGVVGVGRDITQMRRAEKAQRFLAEASKVLTASLDYETTLKSVARLAVPYLADYCAIFVLEDEKLIRQVAIVHRDPAKELQLQELQKYTLDPNADTPVAQVLRTGESLVVEEVSESFFDGIRDETSHYQFMCLLDPKSFLLVPLIARGRTLGAIAFTLTEPGHRYEQSDLVLAEDLASRAALAFDNARLYRQAKQANQIKDEFLAIVSHELRTPLNSILGWATLLRNRKFDESMMGRALETIERNARMQSQLIEDLLDVSRMLRGKLSLNFHPVNLVGAIEAAIEVVRPAAETSNIELEFLLPTTNCLVYGDFNRLQQIVWNLLSNAIKFTPSGGRVRVELSIEASQEECANPQSAVTRYAQIQVRDTGKGIDQNFLPYVFERFRQADSTTTRSHGGLGLGLAIVRHLIELHGGRVHAASDGQGRGATFTVSLPLLKEEAGSLTEEEKPPFVGEHPHCLTGIRVLVVDDDPDTLHFLTAALTEYQARVTAVGSARAALEALEQFQPDVLISDIGMPDEDGYSLIGKLKNAWSQKGEIVPAVALTAYAMETDRVKVLDAGFQKHLAKPVSSEELVSAIVDVLKVLGKGAGDLGEE
- a CDS encoding aspartate kinase, producing MALIVQKYGGTSVGSVERIQAVAQRVFKTVQAGNSLVVVVSAMGKTTDGLVKLAYEISPSPSRREMDMLLSTGEQVSIALLSMALQELGQPAISLTGAQVGIVTEAEHTRARILKIETDRVERHLKEGKVVVVAGFQGISSMEQMEITTLGRGGSDTSAVALAAALGASCCEIYTDVPGILTADPRIVPDAQLMSEITCDEMLELASLGAKVLHPRAVEIARNYGMPLVVRSSWSDEPGTWVISRHPQKRALEDLELVRPVDAVEFDTDQAKVALLRVPDRPGVAAKLFGEIATQDLDVDLIIQSIHEGNSNDIAFTVSKNLSKKAEAVASAIAPVLRGDPTKLDEAEVMVDGEIAKVSIAGAGMIGRPGVAAQMFATLSEAGINIQMISTSEVKVSCVIDAVDCDRAIAVLCNTFDVRSSPVNERLSAPVSRPSSADLQSPVRGVALDLKQARIAIRQIPDRPGMAARIFQQLARENISVDTIIQSQRCRIVEGIPRRDIAFTVAQADAEAAKKTLLSVVSEIGAEEVVVDDAIAKVSAVGTGMEGQPGVAARLFEALAKHQINIQMIATSEIKISCVVSKEQGVTALQAIHAAFGLAGTQKIEVPA